A single region of the Candidatus Ancaeobacter aquaticus genome encodes:
- a CDS encoding glycosyltransferase family 2 protein, translating to MDYPSISIVIPTFNSGRVLKLCLDSIVSQDYPKDMVQVIIADAGSTDDTVAIARGFTETIVPNPLKTGEAGKAAGYKHAKNDIIAFVDSDNILPSPDWLRKMTEPYADGDITGTEPIEYTYRRTDGAITRYSALMGMNDPLCLFLGNYDRLNLITGKWTEVPLHETDMGSYIKISFFNEKKFPTIGANGFMVRKSALDTCGITDYLFDIDVIYELYTQGFKTFAKVKTGIIHLFCGDIKTFIRKQKRRVKDYLYYAKLGVRKYPWNSVSYLRLAKFIIYTVLISPVVIQACIGYSRKHDPAWFLHPLFCILTLWYYGTTKITSLFQVKEMDRKNWSQ from the coding sequence ATGGATTATCCTTCAATATCGATTGTTATTCCTACATTCAACTCAGGTAGAGTGCTCAAACTGTGTCTTGATTCTATCGTCTCTCAGGACTATCCAAAAGATATGGTTCAAGTTATCATTGCAGATGCTGGGTCAACTGATGATACGGTTGCTATTGCCAGGGGGTTTACAGAAACTATTGTACCAAATCCTCTCAAAACAGGTGAGGCCGGAAAAGCCGCCGGATACAAACACGCAAAAAATGACATTATTGCATTTGTCGATTCTGACAATATTCTTCCTTCACCTGATTGGCTAAGGAAGATGACTGAACCCTACGCTGACGGTGATATTACCGGTACCGAACCCATAGAATATACATATAGAAGGACTGATGGGGCGATAACCCGTTATTCTGCATTAATGGGTATGAATGACCCTCTTTGTCTTTTTCTCGGCAATTATGACCGTTTAAACCTTATTACGGGTAAATGGACCGAAGTGCCCTTGCATGAAACGGATATGGGTTCCTATATAAAGATTTCTTTTTTTAATGAAAAGAAGTTTCCCACTATTGGTGCAAATGGTTTCATGGTTCGTAAATCTGCTCTAGATACATGCGGGATAACCGATTATCTGTTTGATATAGATGTTATTTATGAGCTCTACACACAAGGGTTTAAAACATTTGCCAAGGTTAAAACCGGTATCATCCATCTTTTCTGCGGGGATATAAAGACATTTATTAGAAAGCAAAAACGTAGGGTGAAAGATTACCTGTACTACGCGAAACTGGGTGTGAGAAAATATCCATGGAACAGTGTCAGTTATCTACGGCTCGCGAAATTTATTATTTATACAGTTCTTATTAGTCCTGTTGTGATCCAAGCATGTATCGGATATTCAAGAAAACATGACCCAGCATGGTTTTTACATCCACTTTTTTGCATATTGACCTTGTGGTATTATGGTACAACAAAAATAACAAGTCTGTTTCAAGTTAAAGAGATGGATAGAAAAAATTGGAGCCAGTAA
- a CDS encoding sodium-dependent transporter: protein MDKKEIKHHHTREFWSTRIGLILAMAGNAVGLGNFLRFPVKAAQNGGGAFMIPYFIAFLLLGIPLIWIEWSMGRFGGRYQHGTTPGIFYRMWHNRFIKYVGVLGIVMPILICIYYNYIESWTLSYSIFSLFNKFQGVETREAMGSFLSSYQGKFPSTHFSSIWTAYIFFIITIIINVHILRKGVVKGIETCAKFALPILFFFAIVLVVRVFTLGTPDPAFPERSVWSGFNFLWNPDFSRLKDSSCWIAAAGQIFFTLSIGFGAIQTYASYLREKDDIALSGLSSGTLNEFTEVIIGGSIAIPVAVAFFGVSETQAIASSGSFDLGFQAMPLIFQKLYLGNIFGFLWFFLLFLAGITSSIALSQPAVAFLQDELKIPLRKAANCVGAVLFIGGSMVVFFLKYGFLDELDFWAGTIGLVAFAFIETIMFAWIFGMERGWHEINLGADIKVHKIFYYIIKYVTPLFLLILLVAWFCQSGIDVLLMKNVPAENVPYLWLARFLIIALVMVGFVLIKVAWKLHKAAGRLE from the coding sequence ATGGATAAAAAAGAAATAAAACATCATCATACCAGAGAGTTCTGGTCTACGCGTATCGGGCTTATCCTTGCTATGGCAGGTAATGCCGTAGGTCTTGGGAACTTTTTGCGTTTTCCCGTTAAAGCCGCGCAAAATGGCGGTGGCGCATTCATGATACCTTATTTTATAGCCTTTCTCCTTTTGGGGATACCCCTTATATGGATCGAATGGAGTATGGGGCGGTTCGGCGGACGATATCAACATGGAACGACACCGGGCATATTTTACCGTATGTGGCATAACAGGTTTATAAAATATGTTGGTGTGCTTGGCATAGTCATGCCGATATTGATTTGTATTTACTATAATTATATTGAGTCGTGGACACTATCATACAGTATATTTTCATTGTTCAATAAATTCCAAGGGGTTGAAACCCGTGAAGCTATGGGATCGTTTCTATCAAGTTATCAGGGTAAATTTCCCAGCACCCATTTTTCAAGTATTTGGACTGCATACATCTTTTTTATCATTACTATTATTATCAATGTGCATATCTTGCGAAAAGGTGTCGTGAAAGGTATTGAAACATGCGCAAAGTTTGCTTTGCCGATACTTTTTTTCTTTGCGATCGTTTTAGTGGTGAGAGTTTTTACTCTTGGAACCCCAGATCCAGCATTCCCTGAAAGGAGTGTGTGGAGTGGTTTTAATTTTTTGTGGAACCCGGACTTTAGCAGGCTGAAAGATAGTTCCTGCTGGATTGCTGCTGCGGGACAAATATTTTTCACTTTGAGTATCGGTTTTGGTGCTATTCAGACATATGCGAGTTATCTCAGAGAAAAAGACGATATCGCTCTTTCAGGTTTATCGTCAGGGACACTTAATGAATTTACCGAAGTTATTATCGGGGGGTCTATTGCTATACCTGTTGCGGTAGCTTTTTTTGGTGTAAGTGAAACACAGGCTATAGCAAGTAGCGGATCATTTGATCTAGGGTTTCAGGCGATGCCGCTCATATTTCAGAAGTTGTATTTAGGAAACATATTTGGCTTTTTATGGTTTTTCCTGCTTTTTCTCGCTGGTATTACCTCATCTATTGCATTATCACAACCTGCAGTAGCATTTCTGCAGGATGAATTAAAAATTCCTCTACGTAAAGCCGCAAATTGTGTCGGTGCGGTGCTTTTTATAGGGGGTAGCATGGTGGTATTTTTCCTGAAATATGGTTTTCTTGACGAACTTGATTTTTGGGCAGGAACTATTGGTCTCGTTGCGTTTGCCTTCATTGAAACAATAATGTTTGCATGGATTTTCGGTATGGAGAGAGGGTGGCACGAAATAAACCTTGGCGCAGATATTAAAGTGCATAAGATTTTCTACTACATAATTAAATATGTAACGCCGTTATTTTTACTCATTCTCTTAGTAGCCTGGTTTTGTCAGTCAGGAATTGATGTTCTTCTTATGAAGAATGTGCCTGCAGAAAATGTTCCGTATCTGTGGTTAGCACGGTTTTTGATAATTGCACTTGTTATGGTTGGATTTGTTTTAATTAAAGTGGCATGGAAACTGCATAAAGCGGCAGGGAGACTCGAATGA
- the galT gene encoding galactose-1-phosphate uridylyltransferase, producing the protein MPELRQNVATREWVIISTERAKRPEDFKNKKVKKDVPSHIDSCPFCTGNETLTPPELFRIPDNAPSWSVRVTPNKFAALTDVGNKDVWKLNGIMSKANGVGHHDVIIDSPRHNGYIPTLTSTDMNNLFSAYVRRFKEVSQDPRTEHVIIFKNHGKNAGTSLEHPHTQIVALPVVPSHVRQRIEEAMQYYDSHGQCVFCTIRDEELKLSDRVIHDSEHFTALVPYAAYSPFNIWVIPKRHAASFGDISQNEISDLAKIMKIIISKLHFGLDDPDYNYIIRTVPVGGCNSKYFHWYIDIVPRLTKMAGFELGTGMFINVSLPEENAAFLRSVKIPD; encoded by the coding sequence ATGCCTGAATTACGACAGAATGTTGCCACGCGTGAATGGGTCATTATTTCTACAGAACGTGCTAAGAGACCGGAAGACTTTAAAAATAAAAAAGTTAAAAAAGATGTTCCTTCACATATTGACTCCTGCCCTTTCTGTACGGGAAACGAAACTTTAACGCCACCGGAACTATTCAGAATCCCTGATAATGCTCCATCATGGAGTGTGCGTGTAACACCAAATAAATTTGCTGCACTTACAGATGTTGGGAATAAAGATGTATGGAAACTAAACGGTATTATGTCAAAAGCAAACGGTGTTGGTCATCACGATGTCATTATAGACAGTCCGCGCCATAATGGTTATATCCCCACACTTACTTCAACTGACATGAATAACCTTTTCAGTGCTTATGTAAGGAGATTTAAAGAAGTTTCACAGGATCCCCGTACCGAGCATGTTATTATTTTTAAAAATCATGGGAAAAATGCAGGAACTTCTTTAGAGCATCCACACACACAGATTGTCGCGTTACCGGTTGTCCCTTCACATGTCAGACAACGAATAGAAGAAGCAATGCAGTATTATGATAGTCACGGGCAATGTGTATTTTGTACTATACGTGATGAAGAATTAAAACTTTCAGATCGCGTCATTCATGATAGTGAACATTTTACCGCCCTTGTCCCCTACGCGGCTTACAGTCCTTTTAATATATGGGTAATTCCGAAACGGCACGCTGCGTCATTTGGGGATATTTCCCAAAATGAAATATCTGATCTTGCAAAAATAATGAAAATCATTATAAGTAAATTACATTTTGGATTAGATGATCCCGATTACAACTATATAATCAGGACTGTACCGGTTGGCGGATGTAACAGTAAATACTTCCACTGGTATATTGACATAGTCCCGCGGCTGACAAAAATGGCAGGTTTTGAGTTAGGTACGGGTATGTTTATTAATGTATCTCTACCAGAAGAAAATGCTGCGTTTTTACGATCAGTAAAGATACCAGATTAA